Genomic segment of Panicum virgatum strain AP13 chromosome 9N, P.virgatum_v5, whole genome shotgun sequence:
ttctggggcggagtgtgcgagtagtccttgctcACCGTCCTCTAGGTTTCCAATGTCCAGGGGTTGcgcagcagcttctccttcaacggCGGTAGTAGACCCTttagggttctcgggtggggcttgtggagTTCCCAacagtggtccccatcctatgacaggCGTTCCAAGTAGGACATAGTCTTCTCCAATTGTCGGGACtggcgttccacttctggtccattcttgcatacaccagtcccgggcctgcctgaggctctcctgggcaaccgcttcgctgctgaccgcggctgcggctcttgcctccttttgggctgcccggatctgttgcagtcttacagcgagctctgcttgctcggctcgatgggtctgctccattaggatgttggcttgctcgtcaaagagctgatccaaggaggctaggtaggtagccattTGGTACAtggggtcttcttcatggcggcgccattCCAGACTTCTCATACGAGCTTCACAAACTGGGGTCCTGATGGCCggagggaagaacctcattggtgcgGGGGCTaggtgtccttcaaaaatccggcacagataacggagtgtcttcctgacggccaagggataggtgtcttggtgcctgaaccctgtggcggtcactcgccatggctggatgtcggggtagcgttcacttctggcgatgaccaggatcaccctgcagtggagggtaccatggtactcatactctctgctgtagtaccttgggcgttctgtaacaccaaggctttccagggcgttgatcaaaaggctggggaagccaggtgcagcttgacaattgccctgggtccatccttcctcagctaTCTGAATAtaaagatagggtgaacaagctttgcacaaatatttggaTACAAAGGGGATAGATGGTCCTAATGCGGAAAGGCTTGAAAAAAAGTCTCGATCCTAGGGGTTACGTCCTACGGCCAatctacggctctgataccacctgaagcgtcccctcatgagagaagacttaaatgtgatataaatatcagtcccaggaggctgataacacatttattacatcagatggtatatcaccgtacaactctacgtggTAATGgacagtgaagcgccactatcgcgaggataacaactaaaacccacacaatgttattaactacgaagaggtcatcagagtcttgcgccacaCAGAGCTTCCTGTGGGcaaccctatccacaggcaaggttgggtgcaggacggaacccctactcaacgtcttcgggaacaaagtctggatcttcctctgtaaaaattagaaaaaggggtgagtacaaatgtactcagcaagtccaaccacacccacggagggggtataaacagaatataatacaCAGGGTAAACCAAGggtgaggctagggtttaatttgcggaaagctaatttttatgcatgggtttatttgaaagaaaggggttttcaaaatccattatcttgcactgagtaacacgtagggttgatgcacacaggatccaagttttaaattgctaccggactcctcgtctgccgtagcacacggcacaactgccggacactttcccAAAATAACTCacaccaacccatccattcccagaagaaacactagttgtgtgaccaaaccgtaactcgcccagtaccgtgggcacgactattcgaatagattttaactctgcagaggtgtgcaactttacccacaagcggggtaccacagcacgatcaccacagtgtcggtgcagatcccaacgaagccattacccaccttaagtagacctgactagccaccacgggatccaccaaggggccatcgacctatcaccgaggtttaaccggggcataagtcacacagagcttatctcTTCTTCTTGGTCACCTGTTGCTCTcaactctcctgatggctatcagactaattagtgggatttatgctaaaccgttgcccatacaacggtagagtggtttgcatgatagtggagttaggtaagatgacacaccaactcggtccttaattgtgacgagatggatatctcccaaccttgctcaaccacataggtacgagcacaccactCGGCAATTCAcccagaagtgccatccatcccgtctaaactcatctttaaaaaattccacatttttccttcccacacactcacacattttccttttataaaacaagttgtaccgtgtttaaggtcctaagtgttctagcagcgattaacgtccaaacaaatcacattcagacattaatctagatGGTCAAGGAATGCTTAtagcaaatcaaggggtggctatccaaccatgttttcagcaggcaaaatatatgcagttttgtaaaacaggccaataggttgtgtttataaaactgggacagaacatgcatcaaaggatgagattgaacttgccgttctcaacgccttccgggaagtcctgatcgaggtactgtccttcgggttcggggtcgcacACTTGCTCGTGGCACTGCTCATCGACAGGTTCTCCTGCGTttacaccgtgatctacgacgcacaccgtgatcaagaaaaagaaataaagattttatcgccgagctcgaatcgggaactaTTAAGATTATAGAGATATGAGTAAAATTTTTGAGCAGTTTTCTATTGGCACGGCCGTAATTATGTCAGAGATGGCGTGGTCGAATTTCGGGAGATTCGGAGAATGttaggcgcatgaaatgatagattAAAGGAGTGCTTAGGGCTAAACGGGGGTTTAAGGGCCTCTTTGTAAATAGTTTTGAGGGTAGAAGGACTGgattgtaatttctagaaatacaTGGGTTACTCTGAAAAGGGGCAGGGGCATATTCGAAATTTTGTTTATAAGGTGCAAGGGTTTGTTTTGGAATATAATAAAGAAGAgagtttattttgcaaaaaagctaGAGAGTGGAAGGACTCTTAATTAAAAAGGAAGAAGGGCAGGGGGGTCTGGACAAAATTgccctctcttcttccttcccccACCGAGAAAcaggggaggagggagcggcgCACCGGCAGCGGCCTGGCCGGCGGTATCTGGactacggcggcggccggcgggtgggGCAAAAGGACGAGGAGAGCGAGGGGTTCTTTTCCCTGTCGCGACTCGAGCAGAGGTGGAGCGAGGTGGCTTGGCCACGAGGGCCGGCGTcctggaggcgcggcggcggtcaagGGGAGGGGGAAAAGCGAGAGGGAACCTTGGGGATTCGATTCCCTGCTCACCTTGGGCGGAGGTGGCCTATGGACGGCTCCCCACGGCGGCACTGCAATGCCGGGAAGGGGGCTAGGGAAGGCGGTGGAGGTTGTGGTGGTGGCGGAACGCGAcgtggaggcctatttataggcggtgGGGCGGTGGCCGCGGAGGTGGTCGGCCGGCGAGCTTCGCGGGGCGCCTTTAATGGCGAGGGGGCGGCAAGGTTGGCACAGGATGACAAGATGGctcgggcagcggcgagcggcgcgccgaGCACTTGCAGGCACGTGGGAGCAGTGCTTGCGCGTGCGGCCGTCGGCGATGGCGGGTGCTGTGCGCTGCAGTGCGACTCGGTGGTGCGAGTGAGGAAGCGGGGGCCGGCGCCAGTGTCGAGCGCGTGCGGGAGGGCacggcagaggagagggaggaaggagagagagagaggaggagggaaaaagaaaagggaaagggaaaaagaaaagggaaaaagaaaagaaaaagggatggacaaaaagagagagatagagaaaaagagatcgcgccggcgggtttcgcggcggcgaccgcgaccGGAAGAGCACGCGCGCTGGTCGGGCGTGACGCGCGGAACAAGGAAGAACAGGGAGACGGGACAGCGATTGGATTCGGATGGCGGGACAGGTTTTTCGGGAGattgggagatcgggcggggGACGATTTCGGAtggattgagctcaacgatgaaaagagatttgaaaatatttttagcgcgtgatttattttggtaattttttggaCTGTTACAGGGAGAAGAGAGTGGTCTTCTAAGCAGGAGTACCTAAAGCAAGTGTGCTTGTGTTGTTAGGATGAGGCGAGGaggggtggtttatataggcgtggaggtgcctcagatTCAACATTCCTGGACGTTATAATGGGCTTTGATGAGCAGCAATTACTGGTGCAATTGAGTCACAGGAATCTCATTAACCGCAAAGATTTTTTTCTGTGTCATCATTCACCTGTTAATGCCAACATTTTATTGTTTCTGATTTAATGCTTTCAACAGCAAAACGTTCTCTCATCTCAGCACGTCGCAgggggtggtttatataggcgtggaggtgcctcGGATTCAACGTTCCTGGACGTTATAATAGGCTCTGATGAGCAGCAATTACTGGTACAATTGAGTAAGGAATCTCATTAACCACAATGATTTTATTCTGTGTCATCATTCGGCTTTTAATGCCAATGTTTTATTGTCTCTGATTTAATGCTTTCAACAGCAAAATATTCTCTCATTTCAGCACATCGCGTCGCGCCTGCATGTCACGTCCGCGCCtcggtgcggcgcggcgagcgagcgcgcgcgtgtgtggttcaccgacctcctcttaccggcttcacaagtggtgtacataGGGTCTaccctttaagtcggttgagatcctcctcaattcccgatACAAAATTAAGCATTTGATTCGCTAGCATTTAATAGTagaatttgatttttttattacattgaatagaataaataggccAATCCCATAATTCCAACAGTCTCAACCGGCCTGCTCGCTAGGTGATCCACAGATCAAACAAAGAGGACGGCGGGCCCTCTCGATCGCATTCGTGGAGGCATGTAGCATTGGGATAGGATCGAGGTCGTATAGGTACAGTACAAATCATCCGAATCACCATGATGGTCTCCAAAGGGTGACTGGCCATTTTAGCTTTCGAGCTTTTGCACTGATGTTAGATTTCACTAGTGGCGCTCCCTTTTGCTCGACAACTTGTCTTGAGAGGCTTTAACTTGGCTACAAAGAAACATTTTTGTGATTGGATAGAAAAGATTTTTCATTTGGAATCAGCTCCTAATTCAAATTCCCCATGGTAATTGTATATTTCCAACTCCATTTCGAtagttttttttctcgaatatgcACGCAacgtatcattgtattaagacgAAAAAGAAATTGGTGTTCGGTTACAACCCAAATGGAACGGATTCCAGATGGACACAAGCCGGCAAGCCAGCTGAACACAACCCGAAAGATAAACTCCCGTGAACTACTCACATCCCGCACAACCTAAACGACCGGCTTTAAACGTAGCCCTCAGTCAATGCTCCACCCCACGGAAGGAGAGctcttgctcttgttcttcaACATCGGAAACATGTCCTGCAATGCGTCCACGTGGTGCGGCGGAGGTTCGCGAAAGAAATTCTCCACCGCTTGCTCTGCCGAAGCCGCCAAGGGCAGAGGCTTGTTTATGTATATTTCCAACTCCATGGTAACATGAGGTTTGGGTCGGGTTGGATTCGGATCAGTTGGGTAAAACCCAATTGTTTATGTATAATTTTTGGCAAAGGCTTGTTTATGTATATTTCCAACTCCATGGTAACATGAGGTTTGGGTCGGGTTGGATTTGGATCAGTTGGATAAAACCCAATTGTTTGTGTATAATTTTTAGATCGGGTTGAGTTTTTTTgggttttggaaaattttgtCCCAAGCCTAGCCCTGCATTGGTCGGTTCCGGTCGTTTTTTTATGGGTCGGGCAGCCCATGCTCATATTTATGGAAGATATAAAAAGATCAATTTACGAATAAAtgattcaattaaatatatattaaacAAATCTAGAGGTGTGAtgtaaaatgaaatctattgcaactagatcATGTTAATTATGTATTTAAGGGTATGTGTtaatatatacatgtatatgtaGCTGATTACActgaagaagcaagtgatccTGTACAAAAGACTGCACGAGCTGAGCTAGCCAAGCCGATTAGCCTAATAATCATAATAACTAGAAATAAGCTAGTACCACCTACACACACTAGAACTCTACTAGCCTCCCCGTGAGAAGCATGGCAAGCTTGCTACaagcggcggtggccggaggaggcaaGGCCGTCGTCGAAGTTCTGGGAGTAGCTGTGCAGGTCGTAGCCGAAGCTCGGCGCGGCCCGcctcggccgcgccgcgcgcctccgcctccacgtgGACCTCAGCCTCGACAGCAGctgcttcaccgccgccgccgaccggccgccgctcctgctgGCATGGACCCTcctccggctgctgccgccggtGTACAGGCCGAGCTGCAGAGACGCCATCCTAGCGCTCTCTCTCCCGGTCGCAGGCACAAGGCTCAAATAAACTCGCTCGCACAACTAGCTGCCTCGCCGGCTTCTTTGCTCGTGGCTACCTCTTCAACTGCAGCGTGTGATGAAGAACTTGTGTAAATGAAAGCACCCATGGTGCTGCTTTATAATAAGCTGGGGAGCAGGCAGGGGCCGGACGGGGATCCGACGACACGCGTCAACGTCGTGGCGAGACTCGCCACTCGCCAGCAGCTTGGTGACGAGGCATCCACTACGACGGTCGTCGGAATGGACCAGGCAAAAGCCGATTTCAGGCATCTTTTTGGAATCGCCATCGTGCAGTACAAAATTAGGAAAGATAACCACCACCGTAGAAGCATGTGTGTATTTGGTTTAGTGGTAGGCTTGCCTTAGTGACCGATCGAGCTAGGATAAGAAGCGTGGCCATGGCTATTGGgcgattgtaacgaacatggcaccattgatgccatttcgagtgattttggtgatcgaatgacaacacaacacttggactaatatgattattaagatgatcattctcaggcttttaggttcaagtgatgacaaagagaaagagaagataggcgtagcaaggcccgatggactgcccctacgggggttccgctacccggttagcggacgggggtcgagggggagccgcccctcgcgggtctcagggcagcgccctgaaagctcttcgattcaggagcaccggaagaaccgacgccagggcatcggagcatccgatggtagtcggaagaaccgacgccttgatactttggtgcagaagggaatcgaagccaagtcagcctataggcaccggttgaaccgacggtctaaaatagggcatcggtgcaatggccgtcctttgtaccagagacgatgtcaagtgcccagaagaagtttcttcagcaccggttcaaccgacggtgcatcggtgcataccaccggtgtaatgacgtcagcgtccaggagaagattccttcagcaccggttgaaccggtgaggcatcggtgcaaagcatcggttcaaccggtggtctctgcgtcagccatcaggagtcaaacggctacttcgtgttatgagtgaccggatgaaccgaagctaccctgccaagaggcatcggttcttccggtggtacgcagattttcagctaaccgttggagcaacggctacaagacttggtggcctatatatacgcctcaccccggccatttgaagattgctggagttgctggacatccctcacacacccaagaacatctccaagccatacaaaagcatcaagatcatatccttagcccttagcacactttgagagtgttgtgtaaaggattagctcttagtgagtgagtttgcaaggcttagagcctttgtgctgtggttcattagtgaaccaaaacaagagcttggtgcgccggcaccttggagcgtggagctcgccggcaacgtcatcgaccctccgacttggtgtggagcggcgacgacacctttgtgcgggggacgtggagacccccatcctttgtggagaagctccttagtggaacccggggccaaggtgaccgtgattgtgttcacggaagagacttggtggccgagtagcaatactcttagtgagtgctacaacaacgtggatgtaggtgtgcctttgtggctaaccgaaccacgggataaacacccgcgtcaagagtttgctatctcctatcccgctctttaagcttccgcatttcattctagtaatttgtatgcctttactttcatagaatagtttcttgataggaaaggctatatgttgctaaactcttttgggataggggttttacactagaacaacctagttgcacatattgatagcatgttttagtttaagtttagtgcaaactagttggagccataggtctaagtttttattagtgcctaattcaccccctc
This window contains:
- the LOC120687328 gene encoding uncharacterized protein LOC120687328 encodes the protein MASLQLGLYTGGSSRRRVHASRSGGRSAAAVKQLLSRLRSTWRRRRAARPRRAAPSFGYDLHSYSQNFDDGLASSGHRRL